In Solanum pennellii chromosome 3, SPENNV200, a single window of DNA contains:
- the LOC107012542 gene encoding cytochrome P450 71A1-like, with amino-acid sequence MEGTTWTATAVFLATLFLLFLSKFLRKRKLNLPPGPKPWPIIGNLNLMGTLPHRSIHDLSVKYGPIMQLQFGSFPVVVGSSVEMAKIFLKTMDINFVGRPKTAAGKYTTYNYSDITWSPYGSYWRQARRMCLMELFSAKRLDSYEYIRAEELHSVLHNLNKSSGKPILLKDYLTTLSLNVISRMVLGKSYLDESDNSIVTPDEFKKMLDELFLLNGVLNIGDSIPWLDFMDLQGYVKRMKVVSKKFDKFLEHVLDEHNMRRNAVENYVAKDMVDVLLQLADDPTLDVKLERHGVKAFTQDLLAGGTESSAVTVEWAISELLKKPEIFKRATEELDRVIGQNRWVKEKDIPNLPYIEAIAKETMRLHPVAPMLVPRECREDCKVAGYDVKKGTRVLVSVWTIGRDPTLWDEPEAFKPERFLEKSIDVKGHDFELLPFGAGRRMCPGYSLGLKVIQASLANLLHGFNWSLPDNMTPEELNMEEIFGLSTPKKFPLSAVIQPRLSSKLYSV; translated from the exons ATGGAAGGTACTACCTGGACTGCAACTGCAGTTTTTCTTGCTACTCTGTTTCTTTTGTTTCTCTCCAAATTTCTTCGCAAGAGGAAACTCAACTTACCTCCAGGCCCAAAACCATGGCCGATCATCGGAAATTTAAACCTTATGGGTACCCTTCCTCACCGATCCATCCACGATCTCTCCGTCAAGTATGGACCCATTATGCAACTACAATTCGGGTCTTTTCCCGTCGTAGTTGGCTCCTCTGTAGAAATGGCCAAAATTTTCCTCAAAACCATGGATATCAACTTTGTTGGCAGGCCTAAAACCGCTGCCGGAAAGTACACTACCTATAATTATTCAGATATTACATGGTCCCCGTACGGATCCTATTGGCGTCAGGCACGTAGAATGTGCCTGATGGAATTGTTCAGTGCAAAACGGCTTGATTCATACGAGTATATTCGGGCTGAGGAACTTCACTCTGTTCTTCATAATTTGAACAAATCATCGGGGAAACCGATTCTGCTGAAAGATTATTTGACGACTCTGAGTTTAAATGTTATTAGCAGAATGGTATTGGGGAAAAGTTACTTGGACGAATCCGATAACTCGATTGTGACTCCTGATGAATTTAAAAAGATGTTAGATGAATTGTTCTTACTTAATGGAGTCCTTAATATTGGAGATTCAATTCCATGGCTTGATTTCATGGACTTGCAAGGTTATGTTAAGAGGATGAAAGTTGTAAGCAAGAAATTTGACAAATTTCTGGAGCATGTACTTGATGAGCATAACATGAGAAGGAACGCAGTGGAAAACTATGTCGCTAAGGACATGGTGGATGTTCTATTGCAGCTTGCTGATGATCCAACTCTGGATGTTAAGCTGGAGAGACATGGAGTCAAAGCATTCACTCAG GACTTGTTGGCTGGTGGAACTGAGAGTTCAGCAGTGACAGTAGAATGGGCAATTTCAGAGCTGTTAAAGAAGCCAGAGATTTTCAAAAGAGCTACAGAGGAATTGGATCGAGTAATAGGCCAAAACAGatgggtaaaagaaaaagacatcCCAAATCTTCCTTACATAGAGGCAATTGCAAAAGAGACTATGCGTCTGCACCCCGTGGCACCAATGTTGGTGCCACGTGAGTGTCGGGAAGACTGCAAGGTAGCTGGCTACGACGTTAAAAAAGGAACCAGGGTCCTGGTGAGTGTGTGGACTATAGGAAGGGATCCAACATTGTGGGACGAGCCTGAGGCTTTCAAGCCCGAGAGGTTCCTGGAGAAGTCCATCGATGTCAAAGGACATGATTTTGAGCTTTTGCCATTCGGAGCTGGGAGAAGGATGTGCCCTGGATACAGCTTGGGTCTTAAGGTGATTCAAGCTAGTTTAGCTAATCTTCTTCATGGATTTAACTGGTCATTGCCTGATAATATGACTCCTGAGGAACTCAACATGGAGGAAATTTTTGGGCTCTCAACACCCAAAAAGTTTCCACTTTCTGCTGTGATTCAGCCAAGGCTTTCATCAAAACTTTACTCTGTTTGA